In Litorilinea aerophila, the following proteins share a genomic window:
- a CDS encoding sulfurtransferase, translated as MPYTTLISTEELARHIGDPDWAIVDCRFSLQDTEQGRRHYLAAHIPGAVYAHLDEDLSGPIIPGQTGRHPLPAQATFVETLSRWGIDEGVQVVAYDDAGGMVASRLWWMLRWLGHEAVAVLDGGWLRWQREGRPVGRGSESRPARTFVPAPRPELLADVHEVLAALENPHVRLLDARSADRYRGENETLDARAGHIPGAISAPYAENLDAEGCFQSPEALRERFTRLLAGTPPEQAIFYCGSGVSAAHNLLALAHAGLGDARLYVGSWSDWINDPNRPIATGEEPSQA; from the coding sequence ATGCCGTACACCACACTGATTTCAACGGAGGAGCTGGCCCGGCACATCGGCGATCCAGACTGGGCCATCGTGGACTGCCGCTTCTCCCTGCAGGACACCGAGCAGGGGCGGCGGCACTACCTGGCAGCGCATATTCCTGGGGCTGTCTACGCCCATTTGGATGAGGACCTCTCCGGCCCCATCATTCCAGGCCAGACGGGGCGCCATCCCCTGCCCGCCCAGGCCACTTTCGTCGAAACCCTGTCCCGCTGGGGCATCGACGAGGGGGTGCAGGTGGTGGCATACGATGACGCCGGCGGCATGGTGGCCAGCCGCCTCTGGTGGATGCTGCGCTGGCTGGGTCACGAGGCAGTGGCAGTCCTGGATGGCGGCTGGCTCCGCTGGCAGCGGGAAGGCAGACCTGTGGGGCGGGGAAGCGAGTCCCGGCCAGCGCGAACCTTTGTGCCGGCGCCCCGGCCAGAGCTCCTGGCCGATGTCCACGAAGTGCTCGCCGCGCTGGAAAATCCCCACGTTCGGCTGTTGGACGCCCGTAGCGCCGACCGCTATCGGGGCGAAAATGAGACCCTGGATGCCCGGGCCGGCCATATCCCCGGGGCCATCAGCGCCCCCTATGCCGAGAATCTGGACGCCGAGGGCTGTTTCCAGAGCCCGGAGGCGCTGCGGGAGCGATTCACCCGGTTGCTGGCGGGCACGCCCCCCGAGCAGGCCATCTTTTACTGCGGTTCTGGCGTGAGCGCAGCCCACAACCTGCTGGCCCTGGCCCACGCCGGCCTGGGGGACGCCCGCCTGTACGTGGGCTCCTGGAGCGATTGGATCAACGATCCCAACCGGCCCATCGCGACGGGTGAGGAGCCTTCCCAGGCATAA
- a CDS encoding DUF423 domain-containing protein, giving the protein MEKLFVVLGALLGGLAVALGAFGAHGLQGRLTPDLLQVYETGVRYHFYHALALFAVVMAMGRWPNTAWLAAAGWLFVVGILIFSGSLYALALSGVRWLGAITPLGGVAFIAGWICLAWGVWRG; this is encoded by the coding sequence ATGGAAAAGCTTTTCGTGGTTCTGGGGGCCCTGTTAGGAGGCCTGGCGGTGGCGCTGGGCGCCTTTGGGGCCCATGGATTGCAGGGACGTCTGACCCCGGATCTGTTGCAGGTGTACGAGACAGGGGTACGCTATCATTTTTACCATGCCCTGGCCCTCTTCGCGGTGGTGATGGCCATGGGGCGCTGGCCCAATACGGCCTGGCTGGCGGCGGCTGGCTGGCTCTTCGTGGTGGGGATCTTGATCTTTTCGGGAAGCCTCTATGCGCTGGCCCTGTCCGGTGTGCGCTGGCTGGGAGCCATCACTCCCCTGGGCGGGGTGGCCTTTATTGCGGGCTGGATCTGCCTGGCCTGGGGCGTCTGGCGCGGGTAG
- a CDS encoding winged helix DNA-binding domain-containing protein gives MPSATPLRLTPEQVRWFRLQRSGLVHPYASPEEAASALVGVQAQILSAAGLSLWNRTAGLTYTALEERLYHTRTLVKLWGQRGTLHLYPSREWPLLHGARSINRTWWERRRAHYAPDGTDYATLVEQVAGLLRSRESMGRSDLRAADLDLHEDLYSAWGGIFADLVRLGHACHAGRVGNEGHFAHRERWLPDLAWNPPPAHEANQEIARRYLATYGPATAQDFAYWRGAPMGQARRWLNALEPELASVQVGGAELLALASDLEALASSPPEAEAWPVAMLYRFDPLLLAHRDKGWVTAAQDYKKIWRPAGHIEGIVLAHGRAQATWRYDRKAAGLHIRVEPFHPLPRHVSGAIPRLAQAVADFFDLPLAELTLAPSHRGTPG, from the coding sequence ATGCCTTCCGCCACCCCTTTGCGACTGACCCCCGAACAGGTACGTTGGTTTCGACTCCAGCGGTCGGGGCTGGTCCACCCCTACGCCTCGCCCGAAGAAGCGGCCTCCGCGCTGGTGGGCGTCCAGGCCCAAATCCTCTCCGCGGCCGGCCTGTCTCTCTGGAATCGGACAGCGGGGCTGACCTACACGGCCCTGGAAGAACGCCTCTACCATACCCGCACCCTGGTAAAGCTCTGGGGGCAGCGGGGCACCCTGCACCTCTACCCCAGCCGGGAATGGCCCCTGCTCCACGGAGCCCGCTCCATCAACCGCACCTGGTGGGAACGCCGCAGGGCCCACTACGCACCCGATGGCACCGACTACGCCACGCTGGTGGAGCAGGTGGCCGGGCTCTTGCGCAGCCGGGAGAGTATGGGGCGCAGCGACCTGCGCGCAGCGGACCTGGACCTGCACGAGGATCTCTATTCCGCCTGGGGCGGCATCTTTGCCGACCTGGTGCGGCTGGGCCATGCCTGCCACGCCGGGCGGGTGGGCAACGAGGGACACTTCGCCCACCGGGAACGCTGGCTGCCAGACCTGGCCTGGAATCCGCCCCCCGCGCATGAAGCCAACCAGGAGATCGCCCGACGCTACCTGGCCACCTACGGCCCTGCCACAGCCCAGGACTTCGCCTACTGGCGAGGAGCGCCCATGGGCCAGGCTCGCCGCTGGCTGAACGCCCTGGAGCCAGAACTGGCATCGGTGCAGGTAGGCGGCGCGGAGCTGTTGGCCCTGGCCTCGGACCTGGAGGCGCTGGCCTCGTCACCGCCGGAAGCGGAAGCCTGGCCCGTGGCCATGCTCTACCGCTTCGATCCCCTGCTGCTGGCCCACCGGGACAAGGGTTGGGTCACCGCGGCCCAGGACTACAAGAAAATCTGGCGGCCCGCGGGCCACATCGAGGGGATCGTCCTGGCCCACGGCCGGGCGCAGGCCACCTGGCGCTACGACCGAAAGGCCGCCGGCCTCCACATTCGGGTGGAACCCTTCCACCCCCTGCCCCGCCATGTCTCCGGGGCAATTCCTCGCCTGGCCCAGGCCGTGGCCGACTTTTTCGACCTGCCCCTGGCAGAGCTGACCCTCGCGCCTTCCCATCGAGGTACGCCAGGCTAA
- a CDS encoding CDP-alcohol phosphatidyltransferase family protein yields the protein MDQIYIDSQDTQWTPSTKQKLVAWGAHLFTASGAIWGLLALLAITNRQWVLAFAWMGAAVFVDSFDGLLARRVRVKEVLPEFDGALLDNMIDFLNYVFVPAFFLYTADFLPRQAAFIGAVLILLASAYQFCQSDAKTEDHYFKGFPSYWNIMVFYMFILSLNGWINLAIIVLLSALVFVPVKYIYPSRTTMHRNLTLALAGIWGIVNVIILTQYPSHAPWLVWISLLYVVYYCGMSLYAMRFQRPTQPGRARQR from the coding sequence ATGGACCAGATCTACATCGACTCGCAAGACACCCAGTGGACCCCTTCGACAAAACAGAAGCTGGTCGCCTGGGGTGCCCACCTGTTCACGGCTTCCGGCGCCATCTGGGGGCTCCTGGCGTTGCTGGCCATCACCAACCGCCAATGGGTGCTTGCTTTCGCCTGGATGGGTGCCGCCGTCTTCGTCGATTCGTTCGATGGCCTGCTGGCCCGGCGGGTACGGGTCAAGGAAGTGCTGCCGGAATTTGACGGCGCGCTGTTAGACAACATGATCGACTTTCTCAACTACGTCTTCGTGCCCGCCTTTTTCCTCTACACAGCCGACTTCCTCCCCCGGCAGGCAGCCTTTATCGGGGCCGTCCTGATCCTCCTGGCTTCGGCCTACCAGTTCTGCCAGAGCGACGCCAAGACCGAAGACCACTACTTCAAGGGCTTCCCCTCCTATTGGAACATCATGGTCTTCTACATGTTCATCCTCAGCCTCAACGGCTGGATCAACCTGGCCATCATCGTGTTGCTGAGCGCCCTGGTCTTCGTGCCCGTCAAATACATCTACCCCTCCCGCACCACCATGCACCGCAACCTGACCCTGGCCCTGGCCGGCATCTGGGGGATTGTCAATGTGATCATCCTGACCCAGTACCCCTCCCACGCCCCCTGGCTGGTGTGGATTTCCCTCCTCTACGTGGTCTACTACTGCGGCATGAGCCTCTACGCCATGCGCTTCCAGCGCCCCACACAGCCGGGCCGAGCCCGGCAACGGTGA
- a CDS encoding HEAT repeat domain-containing protein, whose protein sequence is MARESVASQFWQAVSEGDDSRAEALVAQLGAEDVPSLTEQLRSTQPDIRWWAARALAQVGDARAVSGLAGALADPEVAVRAVAVRALAQLSSRCPDPVRTCLPAMAALLRDPDGLVRQAAADALALCGEDAVPLLAEILARGSAPERSRAAYALRKMACLPAAVVLYRYLDDENLLVRTHAYEGLDDLGYLENTLLLP, encoded by the coding sequence GTGGCCCGAGAATCTGTGGCAAGTCAGTTTTGGCAGGCCGTTTCGGAGGGGGATGACAGCCGGGCCGAAGCCCTGGTGGCCCAATTGGGCGCTGAAGATGTGCCTTCCCTGACGGAACAGCTCCGTTCAACTCAACCGGATATCCGGTGGTGGGCGGCCCGGGCCCTGGCCCAGGTGGGGGATGCCCGGGCCGTGTCCGGCCTGGCCGGGGCCCTGGCTGATCCGGAGGTAGCGGTCCGGGCTGTTGCTGTGCGAGCCCTGGCCCAGCTATCCTCCCGCTGTCCGGATCCGGTGCGGACCTGCCTGCCGGCCATGGCAGCCCTCTTGCGGGATCCGGATGGGCTGGTACGGCAGGCGGCAGCCGATGCCCTGGCCCTCTGCGGCGAGGACGCTGTTCCGTTGCTGGCGGAGATACTGGCCCGGGGTAGCGCCCCAGAGCGTAGCCGGGCTGCCTATGCCCTGCGCAAGATGGCCTGTCTACCGGCGGCCGTGGTCCTGTATCGCTACCTGGATGATGAGAATCTGCTGGTTCGGACTCACGCCTACGAAGGGTTAGACGATCTGGGCTACCTGGAGAACACCTTGCTCCTGCCGTAA
- a CDS encoding SH3 domain-containing protein: protein MLLVLLLGGCVTAVPVQQANTGVGQMTAQRLSEIAGYELPASTPEALPEVSAVVITEGSRANVRSGPGLDFPIVAKANPGDTFTVVGKSQDGEWWQVCCVNGSDEAQGDTAWLASVVVEIDGDGDAVPVVTPLFDENLEATWRVDWQCGSERCDVKHCTATVHATAGESGNQQWLQVAHEAQWADDCFPPDSWVFQVDRYTGRERSGQFIDNFLYNYWLGMEPGPATNVFTLDDGRKVVVWCSGPHELEIAEGDGWDTVYQGETCHDVRTGTLVSLSYTKRWLFTGEYQGQQYERAYFGDYETLEQYLVDANYSLYYVD, encoded by the coding sequence TTGTTACTGGTCCTTCTTTTAGGGGGCTGTGTAACGGCCGTGCCGGTGCAGCAGGCCAACACCGGCGTGGGACAGATGACAGCCCAGCGCCTGTCAGAGATTGCCGGCTATGAGCTTCCCGCATCCACCCCGGAAGCACTGCCAGAAGTTAGCGCCGTGGTCATCACAGAAGGGTCCCGGGCCAATGTGCGCAGCGGCCCGGGTCTGGACTTTCCCATCGTCGCCAAAGCGAACCCCGGCGACACTTTTACCGTGGTCGGCAAGAGCCAGGATGGGGAATGGTGGCAGGTCTGCTGCGTGAATGGCTCCGATGAGGCACAAGGAGACACAGCCTGGCTGGCCAGCGTGGTGGTGGAGATAGACGGGGACGGCGATGCAGTGCCCGTGGTTACCCCACTCTTTGACGAAAACCTGGAGGCTACCTGGCGGGTGGACTGGCAATGTGGCTCAGAGCGGTGTGATGTGAAACACTGTACTGCCACGGTTCATGCCACGGCCGGTGAGTCGGGTAACCAGCAGTGGCTTCAGGTGGCCCACGAAGCCCAGTGGGCCGATGACTGCTTCCCGCCGGATTCCTGGGTTTTCCAGGTAGATCGATATACGGGCCGGGAACGCAGTGGCCAGTTCATCGATAACTTCCTGTACAACTACTGGTTGGGTATGGAGCCAGGGCCGGCCACCAACGTCTTCACCCTGGATGACGGGCGCAAGGTGGTGGTCTGGTGCAGTGGCCCCCATGAACTGGAGATTGCCGAAGGTGATGGCTGGGACACGGTGTATCAGGGGGAAACCTGCCACGACGTACGCACTGGCACCCTGGTCTCCCTGTCCTACACCAAGCGCTGGCTCTTCACCGGTGAATACCAGGGCCAGCAATATGAACGGGCCTATTTTGGCGATTACGAGACGCTGGAACAATATCTGGTAGACGCCAATTATAGCCTGTACTACGTGGACTGA
- the trmFO gene encoding methylenetetrahydrofolate--tRNA-(uracil(54)-C(5))-methyltransferase (FADH(2)-oxidizing) TrmFO, producing the protein MSETITIIGGGLAGSEAAWQIANRGLKVRLYEMRPARSTPAHVTDRLAELVCSNSMGSTLPDRALGMLKNEMLRMGSFIIRTAFKHALPAGSALAVSREDFAAEVTEAITGHPNIEVIREEVQEIPEGPTIIATGPLTSDALTQQIQALTGQKYLYFYDAMAPIVTAESINMEVAFRQSRYDRESELGDAEGDYINCPLNQEEYEAFVRALLEAPRIPLKEFEKELERYFEGCMPIEVLASRDINALAFGPMRPVGLIDPRTGQRPYAVVQLRQDNVAGTLYNMVGFQTNIRWGAQEQILRMIPGLEEAEFVRLGQMHRNTFINSPTLLHPTLQFRRRDDLFFAGQITGTEGYVGSTMGGLIAGINVVRLVQGEPLLTPPRTTMMGALLYYITHAEPDNFQPMKANMGLLPELPRRVRKKTERYARYAERARRDLEQYLQETGFQPVEAPGVPVG; encoded by the coding sequence ATGAGTGAGACCATCACCATCATCGGCGGGGGCCTGGCCGGCTCGGAGGCGGCCTGGCAGATCGCCAATCGGGGCTTGAAAGTGCGGCTATACGAAATGCGCCCCGCCCGATCCACCCCGGCCCATGTCACGGATCGGCTGGCCGAGCTGGTCTGCAGCAACTCCATGGGCAGTACCCTGCCCGACCGGGCCCTGGGCATGTTGAAAAACGAGATGTTGCGCATGGGCAGTTTCATCATCCGCACGGCATTCAAACACGCCCTGCCCGCCGGCAGTGCCCTGGCCGTCAGCCGGGAGGATTTCGCAGCCGAGGTGACAGAGGCCATCACAGGGCACCCCAACATCGAAGTCATCCGGGAAGAGGTGCAGGAGATTCCCGAAGGCCCCACCATCATTGCCACCGGGCCCCTCACCAGCGATGCCCTGACCCAACAGATCCAGGCGCTCACCGGACAGAAATACCTCTACTTCTACGATGCCATGGCGCCCATCGTCACCGCCGAGAGCATCAACATGGAGGTTGCCTTCCGCCAGAGCCGCTACGACCGGGAGAGCGAGTTGGGCGACGCCGAAGGGGATTACATCAACTGTCCCCTGAACCAGGAAGAATACGAGGCTTTTGTTCGGGCCCTGTTGGAGGCTCCTCGCATTCCCCTGAAGGAATTCGAAAAGGAGTTGGAACGCTATTTCGAAGGGTGCATGCCCATCGAGGTACTGGCCAGCCGGGACATCAACGCCCTGGCCTTTGGCCCCATGCGGCCGGTGGGGCTGATCGACCCTCGTACCGGTCAGCGCCCCTACGCCGTGGTCCAGCTACGCCAGGACAACGTGGCCGGCACCCTCTACAACATGGTGGGCTTCCAGACCAACATCCGCTGGGGGGCCCAGGAGCAGATCCTGCGCATGATCCCCGGGTTGGAAGAGGCGGAGTTCGTGCGGCTGGGGCAGATGCACCGCAACACCTTTATCAATAGCCCCACCTTGCTGCACCCCACCCTGCAGTTCCGCCGGCGGGACGATCTCTTCTTTGCCGGCCAGATCACCGGGACGGAGGGGTATGTGGGTAGCACCATGGGCGGCCTAATTGCCGGCATCAATGTGGTCCGGCTGGTGCAAGGAGAACCTCTGTTGACGCCCCCCCGAACCACCATGATGGGGGCCCTGCTCTACTACATCACCCATGCCGAGCCGGACAATTTTCAGCCCATGAAGGCGAACATGGGGCTGCTGCCCGAGTTGCCCCGGCGGGTGCGCAAAAAAACGGAACGATATGCCCGCTACGCCGAGCGGGCCCGCCGGGATCTGGAGCAGTATCTGCAGGAAACAGGATTCCAGCCCGTGGAGGCCCCAGGCGTCCCTGTGGGATAG
- a CDS encoding thymidine phosphorylase — translation MNAVDIIVKKRDGEELTAEEIQFFVDGFVRGEIPDYQVAAWAMAVYFQGMTEAETTALTLAMAASGDQLDLHTSLPPGTVIVDKHSSGGVGDKTTLAVAPIVAACGLPVAKMSGRGLSYTGGTIDKLESFHGWTPDLDEERFRRQLQEIGLVIAGQTANLAPADKILYALRDVTGTVPSLPLIASSIMSKKLAAGADAIVLDVKCGRGAFMETVEDASRLAELMVAIGTRAGRRMTALITQMDQPLGRAVGNALEVKEAIATLQGQGPADFAELVEQVAVEMLRLARPTAAPADLQAQVRQTVESGAALAKFRAFVAAQGGDPAQVDEPDRLPQAPVVQPVPASASGYVQAIDPRAIGLTVVDLGGGRHRKGDPIDHRVGVVLQVKVGDSVEAGQPLALVHAADAEAASQAVQRVLAAFEVGQEAVAPLPLIHGRIGPTSPSDDVR, via the coding sequence ATGAACGCGGTGGACATCATTGTAAAAAAGCGAGACGGGGAAGAGCTCACCGCCGAGGAGATCCAGTTTTTTGTGGACGGCTTCGTTCGGGGGGAAATCCCCGACTACCAGGTGGCGGCCTGGGCCATGGCCGTCTACTTCCAGGGCATGACCGAGGCAGAGACCACTGCCCTCACTCTGGCCATGGCGGCCAGCGGCGATCAGCTTGACCTCCATACCAGCCTGCCGCCGGGAACCGTCATCGTAGACAAGCACTCCAGCGGCGGGGTCGGCGACAAGACGACCCTGGCCGTGGCGCCCATCGTGGCGGCCTGTGGCCTGCCGGTGGCCAAAATGAGCGGCCGGGGGCTGAGCTACACAGGCGGGACCATCGACAAGCTGGAAAGCTTCCACGGCTGGACGCCGGACCTGGATGAGGAGCGCTTTCGGCGACAGCTCCAGGAGATAGGGCTGGTCATCGCCGGCCAGACGGCCAACCTGGCGCCGGCCGACAAAATCCTCTACGCCCTGCGGGATGTCACCGGGACCGTGCCCAGCCTTCCCCTCATTGCCAGCAGCATCATGAGCAAGAAGCTGGCCGCCGGCGCCGACGCCATTGTCCTGGATGTGAAATGCGGCCGGGGCGCCTTCATGGAAACGGTGGAGGACGCCTCCCGGCTGGCCGAGCTCATGGTCGCCATCGGCACCCGGGCCGGCCGCCGCATGACGGCCCTGATCACCCAGATGGACCAACCCCTGGGGCGGGCCGTGGGCAATGCCCTGGAGGTCAAAGAGGCCATCGCCACCCTGCAGGGGCAAGGCCCCGCCGATTTCGCGGAGCTGGTGGAACAGGTCGCCGTGGAGATGCTCCGGCTGGCGAGGCCCACCGCGGCACCGGCGGACTTGCAGGCCCAGGTCCGCCAGACGGTAGAATCCGGCGCCGCCCTGGCAAAGTTTCGCGCCTTTGTGGCGGCCCAGGGCGGCGATCCGGCCCAGGTGGACGAGCCGGATCGCCTGCCCCAGGCCCCTGTGGTGCAGCCTGTGCCAGCGTCGGCCTCCGGGTATGTCCAGGCCATCGATCCCCGGGCCATCGGGCTGACGGTGGTGGATCTGGGCGGCGGACGCCATCGCAAGGGCGATCCCATCGACCATCGGGTCGGCGTGGTGTTGCAGGTCAAGGTGGGGGATTCGGTGGAGGCCGGCCAGCCCCTGGCCCTGGTCCATGCCGCCGATGCCGAGGCTGCCAGCCAGGCCGTCCAGCGGGTACTGGCCGCCTTTGAGGTGGGCCAGGAGGCTGTCGCTCCCCTGCCCCTGATCCACGGGCGGATCGGCCCTACCAGTCCGTCTGACGACGTTCGGTGA
- a CDS encoding glycosyltransferase family 4 protein translates to MLAYQQPYTEPVHDRKRMLRVLMLSWEYPPYIVGGMGSHVAGLVPRLGGLATDHGRQQVDLITTRYAGGYAVETVNDFVTVHRLDLPPLDPHDLYNSVVASNEQLLAYARQLVLDRQYDLIHIHDWLAGPAGVALKYEWKVPLVTTIHATERGRHQGQICNYTSQQIDALEWQICHEAWRVIVCSNFMRNEVHRYFQQPQDKISVIPNGIDPARLHHCRPEERRTLRTRYAPNGERLLFYVGRIVHEKGLHVLLQAMPKILSRYPDVRLLVGGKNSRKMWPLAHELGVERSVVFLDFISDQERDMFYQIADAAIFPSLYEPFGIVALEAMALGCNVIASDVGGLGEVVQHLVNGLTVYPNDPDSIAWAVDQLFSNPTTAQQRRARALSMVRHHYNWSNIARQTSRVFETVVTERRQTDW, encoded by the coding sequence ATGCTAGCCTATCAACAGCCCTACACCGAGCCAGTCCATGACAGGAAACGTATGTTGCGGGTGTTGATGTTAAGTTGGGAATATCCCCCATACATCGTGGGAGGAATGGGCAGCCATGTGGCGGGGCTGGTGCCTCGCCTGGGCGGCCTGGCGACCGACCATGGCCGACAACAGGTGGACCTCATCACCACCCGTTATGCCGGCGGCTACGCCGTGGAAACGGTGAATGACTTTGTGACGGTCCATCGGCTGGATCTACCGCCCCTGGATCCCCACGACCTGTACAACAGCGTGGTGGCCAGCAACGAGCAGCTGCTGGCCTACGCCCGCCAACTGGTGTTAGACCGCCAATACGATCTGATCCACATCCACGACTGGCTGGCTGGTCCTGCCGGCGTGGCCCTCAAATATGAGTGGAAGGTTCCCCTGGTGACCACCATCCACGCCACAGAACGAGGGCGCCATCAAGGGCAGATCTGCAACTACACCAGCCAGCAGATCGACGCCCTGGAGTGGCAGATCTGCCACGAAGCCTGGCGGGTCATCGTCTGCAGCAACTTCATGCGCAACGAGGTACACCGCTACTTCCAGCAGCCCCAGGACAAGATCAGCGTCATCCCCAACGGCATCGATCCGGCCAGACTCCACCACTGCCGGCCGGAGGAACGACGCACCCTGCGGACCCGCTATGCGCCCAACGGCGAACGGCTCCTCTTCTACGTGGGCCGGATCGTCCACGAAAAGGGCCTCCATGTGCTGCTCCAGGCCATGCCCAAGATCCTGAGCCGCTATCCCGACGTGCGCCTGCTGGTGGGCGGCAAGAACAGCCGCAAGATGTGGCCCCTGGCCCACGAGCTGGGGGTGGAACGCTCCGTGGTCTTCCTGGATTTCATCAGCGACCAGGAGCGGGACATGTTCTACCAGATTGCCGACGCCGCCATCTTCCCCAGCCTCTACGAGCCCTTCGGCATCGTGGCGCTGGAGGCCATGGCCCTGGGCTGCAATGTGATCGCCAGCGACGTGGGCGGTCTGGGTGAGGTGGTACAACACCTGGTCAACGGGCTGACCGTCTACCCCAACGACCCTGATAGCATCGCCTGGGCCGTGGATCAACTCTTCTCCAACCCGACGACGGCCCAGCAGCGACGGGCACGCGCCCTGAGCATGGTACGCCACCACTACAACTGGTCCAACATCGCCCGCCAGACCAGCCGAGTTTTCGAAACGGTGGTCACCGAACGTCGTCAGACGGACTGGTAG
- a CDS encoding ABC transporter substrate-binding protein yields MVKIGLLAPFEGLYRQSGYEALAAMRAAIQDTPAPHLDILPLALNDMAEPHHARRAAEKLLVDPAVHAVVGPLDPATWRAVLPVLGQGAPHWVVPFQVARPHGFAPPQDPPSQWASGLIEAVATAAAAQGAQRLILAGWEAGWPRIEISLPAIEVKWVDDGAWQISGLRATDAVLWLGSPAEGAKMLTAVRQVQPEIPFWLASQGGDPVFGARATITGPVFWAIWSDSGYNPWATTHTPNSPAAYLVYQSTRYAIAVISGITIPPAGGWEVRLFQLLPGGESIPLSLEALEPPTNQADAGGVPPEAAPGVREGRSNP; encoded by the coding sequence ATGGTGAAAATTGGCCTGCTGGCGCCCTTTGAGGGCCTCTACCGCCAGAGCGGCTACGAGGCCCTGGCGGCCATGCGGGCTGCCATCCAGGACACCCCGGCCCCCCACCTGGATATCCTGCCCCTGGCGTTGAACGACATGGCCGAGCCCCACCATGCCCGCCGGGCGGCCGAGAAGCTGCTGGTCGATCCAGCGGTGCATGCCGTGGTGGGCCCCCTGGATCCGGCCACCTGGCGCGCGGTGTTGCCCGTTCTCGGGCAGGGCGCCCCCCACTGGGTGGTGCCCTTTCAGGTTGCCCGTCCCCACGGTTTTGCCCCACCCCAAGACCCGCCCAGCCAGTGGGCGTCCGGCCTGATCGAGGCGGTGGCCACAGCGGCCGCTGCCCAGGGAGCCCAGCGGCTGATCCTGGCTGGCTGGGAAGCGGGCTGGCCGCGAATAGAGATCTCCCTTCCAGCCATAGAAGTAAAATGGGTCGATGATGGGGCCTGGCAGATCAGTGGGCTGCGAGCCACCGATGCGGTTCTGTGGTTGGGCAGCCCGGCAGAAGGGGCGAAGATGCTGACAGCCGTACGTCAGGTTCAACCAGAGATCCCGTTCTGGCTGGCCAGCCAGGGGGGCGACCCGGTTTTTGGGGCCAGGGCCACCATCACGGGACCCGTCTTTTGGGCGATCTGGAGCGACTCCGGGTATAATCCGTGGGCAACCACCCACACCCCCAACTCGCCCGCTGCGTATCTGGTCTACCAGAGCACACGTTATGCCATTGCTGTGATCAGCGGGATCACCATCCCGCCAGCGGGTGGCTGGGAAGTACGCCTGTTCCAGCTTCTACCTGGCGGAGAAAGCATCCCCTTATCGTTGGAGGCATTGGAGCCGCCGACGAACCAGGCCGATGCAGGCGGAGTACCTCCAGAAGCCGCCCCTGGGGTGCGTGAAGGGCGATCCAACCCTTAA